In Tripterygium wilfordii isolate XIE 37 chromosome 15, ASM1340144v1, whole genome shotgun sequence, one DNA window encodes the following:
- the LOC119979885 gene encoding aspartic proteinase Asp1-like, translated as MTMKVVLLLLLALHSATANLLDTSIVFPLTRNVCPTGAFFTTTIEIGKPSKPFELLIDTGSILTWVQCYEPSEHDDMDLIQQVTGHCLSDGERGGFLFLGDDLVPASGVSWMPITKNPKKEYLLGPADLLFDELPTQVNRLQFIFDSGASYSYLGQPSYDYTLDQINKNLEGTPLKESEPEVGLPVCWGFEKTHISSFNEIKNYFKKLTLSFITIPHVKLDLPLPAYLTLVNGKVCLGIQDGDSAELENPNIIGAISMQNKLMIYDNVNHRIGWISRNCNIPLMA; from the exons ATGACGATGAAAGTTGTGTTGTTGTTATTGTTAGCACTGCATTCAGCCACTGCGAATCTGTTAGACACTTCTATTGTTTTTCCACTCACCAGAAATGTTTGCCCTACAGG GGCGTTCTTCACGACGACCATCGAGATAGGAAAACCAAGCAAGCCTTTTGAACTTCTCATTGATACTGGTAGTATCCTCACTTGGGTTCAATGTTACGAGCCTAGCGAGCATGATGATATG GATCTAATACAACAAGTGACTGGCCATTGTTTAAGTGATGGAGAAAGAggtggttttttatttttaggagaTGATCTTGTACCTGCTTCAGGGGTCTCTTGGATGCCAATCacaaaaaatcctaaaaa GGAATACTTATTGGGACCAGCAGACCTCTTGTTTGATGAACTCCCGACGCAAGTAAATCGACTCCAATTCATTTTTGATAGTGGAGCCTCCTACTCCTACTTAGGCCAGCCATCCTATGATTACACACTTGATCAG ATTAACAAAAATCTAGAAGGAACACCATTGAAAGAATCAGAACCAGAGGTTGGCCTTCCAGTATGTTGGGGATTCGAGAAGACACACATTAGTTCCTTTAATGAAATTAAGAATTATTTCAAGAAGTTGACTTTAAGCTTTATAACCATACCACATGTTAAGCTGGATTTACCACTCCCCGCTTATCTTACACTTGTCAAT GGAAAAGTGTGTTTAGGGATTCAAGATGGTGATAGTGCAGAACTGGAGAATCCAAACATCATTGGAG CCATTTCGATGCAGAATAAGCTGATGATATATGATAATGTCAATCATCGCATTGGATGGATTTCTAGAAATTGTAATATACCTCTTATGGCTTAA